The Desulfosoma sp. genome has a segment encoding these proteins:
- the glgC gene encoding glucose-1-phosphate adenylyltransferase — translation MKDVLTIIMAGGRGERLMPLTRDRCKPAVPFGGIYRLIDIPLSNCVNSQLYKILVFTQYKSQSLVDHLEDGWNIFSGALGHYLRIVAPQQRLGEDWYRGTADSVRQNMYLIEKERPRHVLILSGDHVYKMDYTLFRRFHEEKDADVTVSLLEVERSIASSFGIAEVDEDLRICGFEEKPKDPKPMPDDASRSLASMGIYLFKRDVLLRVLKEGDDEDFGKDIIPRLVREANVYAYPYRRYNLIKDEVPVYDPQEGYHFKTQYPTRDSSYWRDVGSLDAYWNANMDLTGSAPFFNLYGRRWPMRGLQRQVPPAKFLVSTVDSGSQRTGTARDSVVPHGCLISGGIVRHSVLSYNVIVNNHAQVDESVIMDNVEIGHHCRIKKAIIDKDNVIPPYTEIGVSPLEDRTRFVVTPRGITVVPRGAFPRT, via the coding sequence ATGAAAGATGTTCTGACCATTATCATGGCGGGTGGACGCGGTGAAAGACTTATGCCCTTGACACGGGACCGCTGCAAGCCGGCTGTGCCTTTTGGGGGTATCTATAGGCTGATCGATATTCCTTTGAGCAATTGTGTGAATTCTCAACTCTATAAGATCCTGGTTTTCACCCAGTACAAGTCTCAATCTCTGGTGGATCATCTGGAAGACGGCTGGAACATCTTTTCGGGAGCTTTGGGGCATTATTTAAGAATTGTAGCGCCGCAACAAAGGCTTGGGGAAGATTGGTACCGAGGCACTGCGGATTCGGTGCGCCAAAATATGTATCTCATCGAAAAAGAACGTCCTCGTCATGTGCTCATTCTGTCCGGAGATCATGTCTATAAGATGGACTACACGTTATTTCGTCGGTTCCACGAGGAAAAAGATGCGGATGTGACGGTGAGCCTTTTGGAGGTGGAGCGGTCCATAGCGTCTTCTTTCGGCATCGCCGAGGTGGATGAGGATCTACGCATTTGCGGTTTTGAAGAAAAGCCCAAAGATCCCAAACCCATGCCCGATGATGCTTCCCGAAGTCTGGCTTCCATGGGCATTTACCTTTTCAAAAGGGATGTGCTTTTGCGGGTGCTGAAGGAAGGCGATGACGAAGATTTCGGCAAGGATATTATCCCTCGGCTGGTGCGCGAAGCCAACGTCTACGCTTACCCCTACAGACGGTATAATCTCATCAAGGATGAGGTTCCCGTTTATGATCCGCAAGAGGGATATCATTTCAAGACCCAATATCCGACAAGGGATTCCAGCTACTGGCGGGATGTGGGGAGTCTGGACGCTTATTGGAACGCCAATATGGACCTCACGGGGAGTGCCCCCTTTTTCAACCTTTACGGTCGCCGTTGGCCCATGAGAGGCCTTCAGAGACAGGTGCCTCCGGCCAAGTTTTTGGTTTCCACAGTCGATTCGGGTTCGCAGCGTACCGGCACGGCTCGAGATTCCGTGGTTCCTCATGGTTGCTTGATCAGTGGAGGCATTGTCCGTCATTCAGTGCTCTCCTACAACGTGATCGTAAACAACCATGCGCAAGTGGATGAATCGGTGATCATGGACAATGTGGAAATAGGGCACCATTGCCGCATCAAGAAAGCCATTATCGATAAGGATAACGTGATTCCCCCCTATACGGAAATCGGTGTTTCTCCTTTGGAGGATCGAACGCGTTTTGTGGTGACACCGCGAGGCATTACCGTGGTACCTCGAGGCGCCTTTCCTAGAACGTAA
- a CDS encoding TlpA disulfide reductase family protein — protein MKKRIQQLFLSVSIAFFLCGVTPVFAGSMIDKIMGLVGSATFGGEKDFDLPTLNGERVRLSEYRGKKPVLLYFWAIWCPSCQAAKPEVAKLRQKTPEDQLEILGINVGSGDSLERVQRYQQAHPVPFKILYDADGLATKAFDVRGIPLFVVVDKNGEIVYRDHQLPSNIRRFIE, from the coding sequence ATGAAAAAGCGAATCCAGCAGCTCTTTTTATCTGTATCCATAGCGTTTTTTCTGTGTGGAGTGACACCTGTTTTTGCCGGTTCCATGATTGATAAGATTATGGGATTGGTAGGCAGTGCAACATTCGGAGGGGAAAAGGACTTTGATTTGCCGACCCTTAACGGTGAGCGCGTGCGTTTAAGCGAATACCGAGGCAAGAAGCCGGTTCTTCTGTATTTCTGGGCCATCTGGTGCCCTTCCTGCCAGGCCGCCAAACCGGAAGTGGCCAAATTAAGGCAAAAGACTCCGGAAGATCAGTTGGAAATTCTCGGCATCAACGTTGGATCCGGAGATTCCTTGGAGCGCGTGCAACGTTATCAGCAAGCACATCCCGTTCCTTTCAAGATTCTTTATGATGCCGACGGTTTAGCGACCAAGGCTTTCGATGTGCGAGGGATTCCGCTCTTCGTGGTGGTGGACAAGAACGGTGAGATTGTTTATCGTGACCATCAACTGCCTTCGAACATTCGGCGGTTTATCGAATGA
- a CDS encoding cytochrome c biogenesis protein CcdA, with the protein MHGFETIAVNTPYLGVALAFVGGVLAGFTPCTYPMIPITIAFIGSRAQGRRLKGFFLSLIYVTGMALVYSALGLVAALTGRLFGSLTMNPWVYVAIGNLCLVLALMMLEVVPVPSFGFLHRLQVRPIAGRDGLSSFLVGGASALVVGPCTTPILGGLLTLVATGQKPLWGALMLLAFAYGMGVLVILVGTFTGLLASLPRSGLWMRRIQRFFAILMIGAAEYFFIKAGEMWL; encoded by the coding sequence ATGCATGGTTTTGAAACCATAGCCGTAAATACGCCGTATTTGGGAGTGGCTTTGGCTTTTGTGGGCGGGGTGCTCGCCGGGTTCACACCCTGCACCTACCCCATGATTCCCATCACGATAGCCTTCATCGGAAGTCGTGCTCAAGGACGACGTCTCAAAGGTTTTTTCCTGTCCCTCATCTATGTCACCGGTATGGCTCTGGTCTATTCCGCCTTGGGACTGGTGGCAGCTCTTACTGGACGTCTGTTCGGTTCCCTCACCATGAACCCGTGGGTGTATGTGGCTATTGGCAACCTGTGTTTGGTCCTGGCGCTGATGATGCTGGAAGTCGTCCCCGTGCCTTCGTTCGGGTTTCTTCATCGGCTTCAAGTGAGGCCCATCGCGGGGCGGGACGGTTTGTCCAGTTTCCTTGTAGGTGGAGCTTCGGCCCTAGTGGTGGGCCCTTGCACAACCCCAATCCTGGGTGGCCTTTTGACTCTGGTCGCTACCGGACAAAAGCCCCTTTGGGGAGCCCTCATGCTTCTGGCCTTTGCCTACGGTATGGGGGTTTTGGTGATTTTGGTCGGAACCTTTACGGGCCTTTTGGCTTCCCTACCCCGTTCAGGGTTGTGGATGCGGCGCATTCAGCGGTTTTTTGCGATCCTTATGATCGGTGCAGCGGAATATTTCTTTATCAAGGCAGGAGAAATGTGGTTATGA
- the recO gene encoding DNA repair protein RecO, producing the protein MIPVETEAVVLHTQDYGESDRIVAFFTLTSGLVRAIAKGARRSRKRFVHAFEPNSVVHLTFRHRKGLAWVESCRLVEVNLALRADPVRWAYAGLLAETTLRLHPENLSSPEFYKLLCRGLERLGTERDSVNVAALFLMRGIHIVGALPSLESCSRCGRKMRESSTWCLSLSAGLFLCERHSLEDVRALKLDKGTTALLHAMLQVPVGKMWRFRLRKEVAHMLVQAAGAWVEEQSGQHLKSRRVLDSAANSAWAEPCRP; encoded by the coding sequence ATGATTCCTGTTGAAACGGAAGCGGTGGTGTTGCACACGCAAGACTATGGCGAATCAGACCGTATCGTCGCTTTTTTCACTCTGACCTCTGGCCTTGTGCGAGCGATAGCCAAAGGGGCTCGACGCAGCCGGAAACGATTCGTTCATGCCTTTGAACCCAACAGTGTCGTCCATCTGACTTTTCGGCACCGAAAAGGGCTTGCATGGGTGGAGTCTTGTCGTTTGGTGGAGGTGAACCTGGCTTTGCGTGCCGACCCTGTGCGTTGGGCTTACGCCGGCCTGCTTGCGGAAACAACCCTGCGCCTTCACCCGGAAAATCTATCAAGTCCAGAATTCTACAAGCTTCTATGCCGCGGATTGGAACGCTTGGGGACGGAGCGTGATTCGGTCAATGTGGCGGCTTTGTTCCTGATGCGCGGCATTCATATTGTAGGGGCTTTGCCTTCCCTGGAATCCTGCAGTCGATGTGGGCGAAAGATGCGTGAGAGTTCGACCTGGTGTCTGTCTCTGAGTGCAGGGCTGTTTCTATGCGAAAGGCATAGCTTGGAAGATGTTCGGGCCTTAAAGTTGGACAAGGGAACGACGGCTCTGCTTCACGCCATGCTTCAAGTGCCTGTGGGAAAAATGTGGCGGTTTCGACTTCGCAAGGAGGTGGCTCACATGTTGGTGCAGGCGGCTGGAGCTTGGGTGGAAGAACAGAGCGGGCAACATCTTAAAAGCCGGCGGGTTCTGGACTCGGCAGCGAATTCCGCATGGGCCGAGCCATGCAGGCCATGA
- a CDS encoding RodZ domain-containing protein — translation MDALKDIGAFLEGERKRQKISLEELSEHTRISVRMLQALEAGEYEVIGTPLLIRGFLKVYCQALGVDPRPILEEYGSEIGRYDNEGERLRRYQTWMRGVRKESGTFLVLFLVLALGVTAAGLWAVWWPKYQMKRAATSKAPFEAVYPQQELPGDLARVRGAEGTGESSGTERAGAHGVLPEGENPVPLPESGLGGPDVRDFEEITQPKQEGGTGANLEPKTSRTLTTSLPHETAASSDVKTYKTAMEPGEIPAATHTLLIVALEEAWIQVQVDDEKPQGRILKPGESAQWILSQSAQLWTGNAGGIHVSWDGKPLKPLGKKGEVLRVKLPNPRYLENP, via the coding sequence ATGGACGCTCTCAAGGATATTGGAGCTTTTCTTGAAGGTGAGCGGAAAAGGCAAAAGATAAGCCTCGAGGAGCTATCCGAACATACTCGGATCAGTGTGCGGATGTTGCAGGCTTTGGAAGCCGGCGAATACGAGGTGATCGGAACCCCTCTGCTCATTCGAGGATTTCTCAAGGTGTACTGCCAAGCGTTGGGCGTGGATCCCCGACCTATTTTAGAAGAATATGGATCGGAGATTGGGCGTTACGATAACGAAGGTGAACGGCTGAGACGGTATCAAACATGGATGAGGGGAGTACGAAAGGAAAGTGGCACGTTTCTGGTGCTCTTTTTGGTCTTGGCCCTTGGGGTCACGGCGGCGGGTTTATGGGCCGTATGGTGGCCGAAATACCAAATGAAAAGGGCAGCTACATCCAAAGCCCCTTTTGAAGCCGTTTACCCACAGCAGGAACTGCCCGGGGATCTGGCACGAGTGCGGGGTGCTGAAGGTACCGGGGAAAGTTCCGGGACTGAGCGGGCAGGAGCCCATGGGGTTTTGCCGGAAGGAGAAAATCCTGTGCCGTTACCGGAATCGGGGCTCGGGGGTCCAGACGTCAGGGACTTCGAGGAGATTACCCAGCCCAAACAGGAAGGAGGCACCGGAGCAAATCTTGAACCGAAAACTTCTAGAACGCTCACGACTTCTTTACCGCATGAGACGGCCGCTTCGTCTGATGTGAAGACCTACAAAACGGCCATGGAGCCAGGCGAGATACCAGCAGCAACCCACACCTTACTCATTGTTGCCCTTGAAGAAGCGTGGATTCAGGTGCAGGTCGATGATGAAAAGCCACAGGGCCGCATCCTTAAGCCCGGAGAAAGCGCCCAGTGGATCCTTTCTCAATCCGCGCAGCTGTGGACGGGTAACGCCGGAGGTATTCACGTCTCGTGGGATGGAAAACCTCTCAAACCGCTTGGCAAAAAAGGTGAAGTGCTTCGGGTGAAGCTTCCTAACCCTCGTTACTTGGAAAATCCCTGA
- a CDS encoding peptidylprolyl isomerase, translated as MMSVVFRTVALGVLVAWSFVGTPKAGQAKTVDWIVAVVNDDVILNSELQRRVEDVIKAAGQFRDAPPIGSVDSLRKEVLHQMIRDRLTWQEVARLKITVSEAEVEEAVASIEKANNMTRWQLEATLRQEGRTFEQFKKMIRQDMEKARLIERVLKSKTVITDEQVQAALRREVRSPEEERHLAVIFLSAPSAPEARQTVRRKAEEILRRIRQGENFADLARAYSQGPEAQSGGDIGTIKAKNMAPALEQATRNLQPGQVTDVLESANGFYVVKLLDVKRPGASAVDETLKEKVRQELFRMEVNRKYDEWIRELEAKSFIKIHLEPPASGS; from the coding sequence ATGATGTCCGTGGTTTTTCGAACAGTGGCGCTCGGTGTGTTGGTGGCGTGGAGTTTTGTTGGGACGCCGAAGGCGGGCCAGGCCAAGACGGTGGACTGGATTGTGGCTGTGGTTAACGACGACGTGATTCTCAACAGCGAACTGCAGCGCCGTGTGGAAGACGTCATCAAAGCGGCCGGTCAATTTCGAGACGCTCCGCCCATCGGATCTGTGGATTCTTTGCGTAAAGAAGTGTTGCACCAGATGATTCGGGATAGGCTGACCTGGCAGGAGGTTGCTCGACTCAAGATCACGGTGAGCGAGGCGGAAGTGGAGGAGGCCGTGGCATCCATCGAAAAGGCCAACAACATGACCCGGTGGCAATTGGAGGCCACGCTTCGCCAGGAAGGACGTACCTTTGAACAATTCAAGAAGATGATTCGTCAGGATATGGAAAAGGCCAGGCTTATTGAAAGGGTTTTGAAATCCAAAACGGTGATTACGGATGAACAGGTGCAGGCCGCATTACGCCGTGAAGTGCGAAGCCCGGAAGAAGAGCGGCACCTGGCGGTCATCTTTCTTTCAGCACCTTCAGCCCCTGAAGCCAGACAAACGGTGCGCCGAAAAGCTGAAGAAATTCTTCGTCGTATTCGACAAGGCGAGAATTTTGCCGACCTGGCCCGCGCCTACTCTCAGGGTCCCGAAGCTCAAAGCGGCGGGGACATCGGCACCATTAAAGCCAAAAACATGGCTCCTGCGTTGGAACAAGCCACTCGAAACCTGCAACCAGGCCAGGTAACCGATGTCCTGGAATCGGCCAATGGGTTTTATGTGGTTAAACTTCTGGACGTCAAAAGGCCTGGAGCCAGTGCCGTGGATGAGACTTTGAAGGAAAAGGTGCGTCAGGAACTGTTTCGCATGGAAGTCAACCGGAAGTACGATGAATGGATCCGTGAATTGGAGGCCAAGTCATTCATTAAGATTCATTTGGAGCCTCCTGCATCGGGATCCTAG
- the mfd gene encoding transcription-repair coupling factor, with product MEKRPLKTFDDDVSLSASHMAELVRKGVNPLSLSHMPSSALALWVAQLIDVVKRPVVVITFSDREVGYVADEIQFFLESHRSSDPLDRKLLRFPSRFGHQAQVLGKMESTAHRLRSLWSMKNLNRPFVLVTSAAAILERVIPPQVLTESTEYRVVGETVDVEALVRRLVAGGYYPTTLVEEYGDFSRRGGILDVYVPLYPWPVRMEFSGDVLESIRLFHPATQRSLAVLEEVVLMPASEVVLHDEGRRRARRLLMEDVHTGRLSPSLGNVWLERLETEHQSSAFEGVLSVFYEELATLFDYLPQEVVVLWSDYAELKKELHEIYGRLLWEWGQKDDQEVWRRPAQELLLAPESVEGFSRRFQNVWVNAMSDRKEAAVHCDVGVRTQSDLCLALKSHPKRERLLEPVVQQVRSWQKQGFCAVIVSDHPEQSKRLRELLTHYGMEPEGTLRGSDLVRPRRPEERALYLAVGPIRAGFIWPGHHLALVSETELFGKRRVRPQKKKTLAGLFLSSFEDLHEGDLVVHVDHGIGVYRGLVHLTVGQMESDFLQLDYQDGDRLYVPVDKLHKVQKYLGIEGADVRVDKLGGKAWETAKRKARESAERVAQELLKIYALRQIRQGTAFSPPDSVFREFEATFAFDETPDQIRAIEDVLQDMCSPRPMDRLICGDVGYGKTEVALRAAFKAAMDGKQVAMLTPTTVLAEQHFATFQERLRDFPLTVDVLSRFRTPSEQKRILERLQSGALDIVIGTHRLLQKDVVFRDLGLLIIDEEQRFGVRHKERIKELRVSVDVLTLTATPIPRTLHMALTGIRDLSTIETAPQDRKAVETVVCPFDELTIREAVTRELRRGGQVFFVHNHVQTILRMADKIRSLVPEARVEVAHGQMKERDLEKIMLDFVHRKVDVLVCTTIIESGLDIPAANTILINRADKMGLAQIYQLRGRVGRSAEQAYAYLLIPGEHLITRDAQKRLRALMDFSELGSGFKIALNDLQIRGGGTILGSAQSGHIASVGYELYLELLEETIRKMKGEELEEALPDPEIALPVAAYVPTPFMPFPDQRLVAYKRLSGAKTQQEIDDIAKEWRDRFGPLPDEAKSLLVLARLRLLMKTLRITRLESTGSVFTFTFMEPPHVDSVLESLGDAKCSITMHGERKMNVDLEARTALAALVRLKRILQALVDHVRDHSQFNRLVSTPPSG from the coding sequence ATGGAAAAGCGACCTCTTAAAACTTTTGACGATGATGTTTCCCTTTCCGCCTCACACATGGCGGAACTGGTTCGAAAGGGCGTCAATCCCCTTTCTCTGTCCCACATGCCCTCCTCGGCTCTGGCCTTATGGGTGGCGCAACTTATCGACGTCGTGAAACGCCCTGTGGTGGTGATCACTTTTTCTGACCGAGAAGTGGGATACGTGGCCGACGAGATCCAGTTCTTTCTGGAATCCCATCGAAGCTCGGACCCGCTGGATCGAAAGCTCTTGAGGTTTCCTTCCCGATTCGGTCATCAGGCACAGGTTTTAGGCAAAATGGAATCCACAGCTCATCGGTTGAGAAGTCTGTGGAGCATGAAGAACCTGAACAGACCTTTTGTATTGGTTACATCCGCAGCCGCGATTCTTGAAAGAGTGATACCCCCTCAAGTGCTTACGGAAAGCACCGAATACCGCGTCGTGGGAGAAACGGTCGATGTGGAAGCCTTGGTGCGACGCTTGGTGGCTGGAGGTTACTACCCGACGACGCTCGTGGAGGAATACGGCGATTTCAGCCGCCGCGGTGGGATTTTGGATGTTTACGTTCCCTTGTACCCCTGGCCGGTTCGTATGGAATTTTCCGGGGATGTGCTGGAATCCATACGATTGTTTCACCCGGCGACCCAGCGTTCCCTGGCCGTATTGGAAGAAGTGGTGCTGATGCCGGCAAGTGAAGTGGTTCTTCATGACGAGGGGCGCCGGCGCGCACGGCGTCTTCTCATGGAAGACGTGCACACGGGACGGCTCAGCCCCTCCTTGGGCAATGTATGGCTCGAAAGGCTGGAAACAGAGCATCAGTCCTCGGCTTTTGAAGGGGTCCTCTCCGTCTTTTATGAAGAACTCGCTACCCTTTTTGATTACCTGCCTCAAGAGGTCGTGGTGCTGTGGTCCGATTATGCGGAATTGAAAAAAGAGTTGCATGAGATTTACGGCCGGCTTCTTTGGGAGTGGGGCCAGAAGGACGATCAGGAGGTGTGGCGCCGTCCCGCTCAAGAGCTTCTTCTTGCACCCGAGTCTGTAGAAGGCTTTTCCCGGCGTTTTCAAAACGTGTGGGTCAACGCCATGTCGGATCGAAAAGAAGCGGCCGTCCACTGTGATGTGGGCGTGCGCACACAGAGTGACTTGTGCTTGGCTTTGAAGTCTCATCCCAAGCGGGAAAGGCTCTTGGAGCCGGTCGTGCAGCAGGTTCGTTCGTGGCAAAAGCAAGGCTTCTGTGCCGTGATTGTCAGTGACCATCCAGAACAATCCAAGAGGCTCAGGGAACTGCTCACCCATTACGGCATGGAACCTGAGGGAACTCTTCGTGGTTCAGATCTCGTGCGTCCACGAAGGCCGGAGGAAAGGGCGCTGTATCTGGCGGTAGGGCCGATTCGAGCCGGTTTTATCTGGCCCGGTCATCACTTGGCTCTTGTGTCGGAAACAGAACTTTTTGGCAAACGGCGGGTGCGGCCTCAAAAAAAGAAAACCCTGGCCGGCTTGTTTCTCAGTTCCTTTGAGGATCTTCATGAAGGGGACCTGGTGGTGCACGTGGACCATGGCATCGGGGTCTACCGAGGACTAGTGCATCTGACAGTCGGCCAGATGGAGAGCGATTTTCTTCAGCTGGACTATCAGGACGGAGATCGACTCTATGTGCCGGTGGACAAGCTGCACAAGGTGCAAAAGTATCTGGGTATAGAAGGCGCCGATGTGCGCGTGGACAAGCTTGGAGGCAAGGCTTGGGAAACGGCCAAGAGGAAAGCCCGCGAATCGGCGGAAAGGGTGGCCCAGGAATTGCTCAAGATATACGCACTTCGTCAAATTCGCCAAGGCACAGCGTTTAGTCCGCCGGACAGTGTTTTTCGTGAGTTTGAGGCCACATTTGCCTTTGACGAAACGCCCGATCAGATTCGAGCCATCGAAGACGTTCTGCAGGATATGTGTTCACCCCGCCCCATGGATCGTCTTATCTGCGGCGACGTGGGCTACGGCAAGACGGAAGTGGCTTTGAGGGCGGCCTTTAAGGCGGCCATGGATGGCAAACAGGTGGCCATGCTGACCCCTACCACCGTGCTGGCTGAGCAGCACTTTGCAACATTTCAAGAACGCCTCAGGGATTTTCCTCTCACCGTGGATGTGCTCAGCCGATTTCGCACCCCTTCGGAACAGAAGCGGATTTTGGAACGGCTTCAGTCCGGCGCCTTGGATATTGTGATCGGCACCCACCGGCTTTTGCAAAAGGATGTGGTGTTCAGGGATTTGGGTTTGCTCATCATTGACGAGGAACAACGTTTCGGAGTGCGCCACAAAGAGCGTATCAAGGAACTTCGCGTTTCCGTGGATGTGTTGACCCTCACGGCAACCCCCATTCCAAGAACGTTGCATATGGCTTTGACAGGAATTCGGGATCTCAGCACCATCGAGACGGCTCCTCAGGATCGCAAGGCCGTGGAAACGGTGGTCTGTCCTTTTGATGAACTCACCATTCGAGAAGCCGTCACAAGAGAATTAAGGCGTGGTGGGCAGGTGTTCTTTGTGCACAATCATGTCCAGACCATACTGCGTATGGCCGACAAGATTCGATCCCTGGTGCCGGAAGCTCGAGTTGAAGTGGCTCACGGGCAAATGAAGGAGCGGGACCTCGAGAAAATCATGCTGGATTTCGTGCACAGAAAGGTGGATGTTTTGGTGTGCACGACCATCATTGAGTCAGGTTTGGACATTCCGGCGGCCAACACCATTCTTATCAACCGGGCGGACAAGATGGGATTGGCTCAAATTTACCAGCTTCGCGGCCGTGTGGGTCGTTCCGCCGAACAGGCCTATGCGTATTTGCTGATTCCCGGGGAACACCTGATCACCAGGGACGCTCAAAAGAGACTTCGTGCGCTCATGGATTTCAGTGAACTGGGGTCGGGATTTAAAATTGCTTTGAATGATCTTCAGATTCGCGGAGGTGGCACCATTTTGGGATCGGCCCAATCGGGACACATTGCCTCCGTCGGTTACGAACTCTATTTGGAACTCCTCGAAGAGACCATTCGAAAGATGAAAGGCGAAGAACTCGAAGAGGCTTTGCCCGATCCAGAAATCGCTTTGCCTGTAGCCGCTTATGTGCCGACCCCTTTCATGCCGTTTCCGGACCAGAGACTCGTGGCTTACAAACGCTTGTCCGGAGCGAAAACGCAGCAAGAAATCGATGATATTGCCAAGGAATGGCGAGACCGGTTCGGGCCCCTGCCCGATGAGGCCAAGTCCCTGCTGGTGCTCGCCCGATTACGTCTTTTGATGAAAACCCTCCGCATCACTCGCCTTGAAAGCACCGGCAGCGTCTTTACCTTCACCTTCATGGAACCGCCACATGTGGACTCTGTGTTAGAAAGCCTTGGTGATGCCAAATGCTCCATTACCATGCACGGGGAAAGGAAAATGAACGTGGATCTGGAAGCGCGCACGGCACTGGCGGCCCTGGTTCGACTCAAAAGAATCTTGCAAGCGCTTGTGGATCATGTTAGGGACCATAGTCAATTCAATAGGTTAGTTTCGACTCCTCCTTCCGGATAA
- the selA gene encoding L-seryl-tRNA(Sec) selenium transferase → MSNDQRRTIQDCLRRLPSVDELLKDSTIQELLARVPRKLVVESLREALETARRHLLSHREDPLPPVPSVTELVQVALVLCEQKNAFTLQPVVNATGIVVHTNLGRSLLAEEALERLQVVCRSYSNLEYDLVHGRRGSRYVHAEAILREITGAEAALVVNNNAAAVLLVLNTLAKGQEVIVSRGQLVEIGGSFRIPDVMAASGAILREVGCTNRTHLYDYENAIGERTRLLMKVHCSNYRLVGFTAEVPLEDLVQLAHRHQLLVVEDLGSGSLVDVSPVGLPQEPTAQQALRAGVDVVTFSGDKLLGGPQAGIILGRKELIAQCKKNPLTRALRVDKMTLAALEATLRLYRDEPTAWRRIPTLEMIARPLEILRDAAIRLAQKIQERTDGSLWNVQVSEGFSQVGGGALPERNLPTYVVAVSSKRWSANQLEQFLRANNPPIIGRIESERFLMDLRTLRDGDEETIVEAFTRLAG, encoded by the coding sequence ATGTCGAACGACCAAAGGCGAACGATTCAGGATTGTCTGCGCAGACTTCCCAGCGTGGACGAACTTCTCAAGGATTCCACCATTCAAGAGCTGTTGGCCAGGGTCCCCAGAAAACTTGTGGTGGAAAGTCTTCGAGAGGCTCTGGAAACCGCTCGACGGCATCTGTTGTCGCACCGGGAAGACCCCTTACCCCCCGTGCCGTCCGTCACGGAACTCGTGCAAGTGGCCTTGGTTCTGTGCGAGCAAAAAAATGCCTTCACCCTTCAACCCGTCGTCAACGCCACAGGCATCGTGGTTCACACCAATCTGGGACGCTCCCTGCTGGCCGAAGAGGCTCTTGAGAGGCTGCAGGTGGTCTGTCGTTCTTATTCCAATCTGGAATATGATCTGGTCCACGGCCGCCGTGGGTCCCGTTACGTGCATGCCGAAGCTATTCTTCGAGAAATTACGGGAGCCGAAGCGGCGCTCGTGGTCAACAACAACGCCGCTGCTGTCCTACTGGTGCTCAATACCCTTGCCAAAGGACAGGAAGTCATTGTGTCTCGAGGGCAATTGGTGGAAATCGGGGGCTCTTTTCGTATTCCTGATGTCATGGCCGCAAGTGGCGCCATTCTTCGCGAGGTGGGATGCACCAATCGAACCCATCTCTATGATTATGAAAACGCCATTGGAGAACGAACCCGGCTCTTGATGAAGGTGCACTGCAGCAATTATCGCCTGGTGGGGTTCACCGCCGAAGTTCCTCTGGAAGATCTCGTTCAATTGGCCCATCGTCATCAGCTTCTGGTCGTGGAAGACCTTGGAAGCGGCTCCCTGGTGGATGTCTCCCCTGTCGGGCTGCCTCAGGAACCCACAGCTCAGCAGGCCTTGCGTGCCGGTGTGGATGTCGTCACGTTCAGCGGGGATAAACTGCTGGGAGGCCCTCAGGCTGGGATCATCTTAGGACGAAAAGAACTCATCGCTCAGTGCAAGAAAAATCCTCTGACCCGCGCTCTTCGAGTGGACAAGATGACCTTGGCCGCCCTGGAAGCCACATTGCGCCTGTACCGCGATGAACCTACAGCTTGGCGCCGTATCCCCACGCTGGAAATGATCGCTCGGCCTTTGGAAATCCTCCGCGACGCAGCCATTCGTCTGGCCCAAAAAATTCAAGAAAGAACCGATGGTTCCCTCTGGAACGTCCAGGTCAGTGAAGGGTTTTCCCAGGTAGGTGGAGGTGCCTTGCCGGAAAGGAATCTGCCCACCTACGTTGTGGCCGTCTCCTCAAAACGCTGGAGCGCTAACCAGTTGGAACAATTTCTTCGAGCCAACAACCCGCCTATTATCGGCCGGATTGAATCCGAACGGTTTCTTATGGATCTGCGAACACTTCGAGACGGGGATGAAGAAACCATCGTGGAAGCCTTCACCCGACTGGCCGGCTGA